The Butyrivibrio sp. AE3004 genomic interval TGCGTAGGTAGCTAAGATATGTATTCTTTGCGATCGCGCAAAGCCATGTGGATAATTTGCAGCTACCATTAAATCGATTGATGCTTTTAATTGCCTGGCAAAAGGTTTCCTGTGTCAGTTCCTCCGCAAGGTCATCGTTCTGTGCAACCGACCTCAGGTATCCGTAAACCATGCGGGCATACTTTTGGTATATTTCATCCATTGGTTGCAAGTTTCTGTCTCCTTCATTGTCTTTTAAGATGTTTCTATATAGTTAATGCAGATAAACAAG includes:
- a CDS encoding RNA polymerase sigma factor; amino-acid sequence: MDEIYQKYARMVYGYLRSVAQNDDLAEELTQETFCQAIKSINRFNGSCKLSTWLCAIAKNTYLSYLRKNPQHDYTMILTFLWNRREYALQSNKKVRIDEHIHNLPEPYREVAYLVG